A genomic stretch from Oreochromis niloticus isolate F11D_XX linkage group LG11, O_niloticus_UMD_NMBU, whole genome shotgun sequence includes:
- the LOC112848274 gene encoding C-type lectin lectoxin-Thr1-like, with amino-acid sequence MKLILLYFTATKQGADQYILNTQGMVWTAARDYCRTHYTDLTSLRNDAEYQIVQEVASGYGVYVGLFKDSWEWSDQTDSSFRYWRANMAVSTVGTQNCVALLKVNSGKWGDRACTETNPFICECRNKLSFIKLRISPQDSMLDLNNPSVQADILEQMSQKLRSYNTTAVFHLKWRKQIDGRVFTKEP; translated from the exons ATGAAGCtgattttactttactttacagCGACAAAACAAGGTGCAGATCAGTACATCCTTAACACACAAGGCATGGTTTGGACTGCTGCTCGGGATTACTGCAGAACACACTACACAGACCTGACCAGTCTAAGGAATGATGCTGAGTACCAGATAGTTCAGGAAGTAGCCAGTGGCTATGGAGTGTATGTTGGCCTCTTCAAAGACTCCTGGGAGTGGTCAGACCAGACTGACTCCTCATTTAGATACTGGAGAGCAAACATGGCTGTTTCGACAGTTGGCACCCAAAACTGTGTTGCTTTGTTGAAGGTGAACTCTGGTAAATGGGGAGACAGGGCATGTACAGAAACAAATCCATTCATCTGTGAGTGCA GAAACAAGCTGAGTTTCATTAAGCTGAGGATCAGCCCACAGGACTCAATGTTGGATCTAAATAACCCTTCGGTGCAAGCAGACATCTTGGAGCAA ATGAGCCAGAAGCTAAGGAGTTATAACACGACTGCTGTTTTTCATCTAAAGTGGAGAAAACAAATTGATGGAAGAGTTTTTACCAAGGAGCCTTGA
- the LOC109204085 gene encoding uncharacterized protein LOC109204085 — translation EPETSFPRGPRGAWRRRQGEARLAAVTHRTAWRKVNSPCNWAAPDCRPRNGIVAGEPVPFCWDELAQRAFAHLKDRFALAPILVQPDLNLQFIVEVDASDAGVGAVLSQRQGGKLHPCAYFSRRLSSAESNYDVGDRELLAIKLALEEWRHWLEGAAQPFVVWTDHKNLEYIRSAKRLNARQARRPLTPIRRLRRRSSGLSHSTAHLCNRGSDLGDRVGHSRGSTDRTRPRNGTSRVALRPLLCKVTSVTLGSYGQIHLPPRGPPHYYLPSTFRLVAFPCQRRPRVYFCMLDLRLKQERPSTTLWPPPTSADSESSLVAHRC, via the exons GAACCGGAAACTTCATTTCCCAGAGGCCCCCGGGGCGCATGGAGACGACGTCAGGGGGAGGCGCGCTTAGCGGCAGTCACGCATCGGACAGCATGGAGGAAGGTGAACAGCCCATGCAACTGGGCCGCTCCAGACTGTCGCCCGAGGAACGGTATCGTCGCTGGAGAGCCG GTTCCCTTCTGCTGGGATGAGCTGGCTCAACGAGCATTCGCCCATCTGAAGGACCGCTTTGCCTTGGCGCCCATTCTCGTCCAACCTGATCTCAACCTGCAGTTCATTGTGGAGGTGGACGCCTCGGACGCTGGAGTGGGGGCGGTGCTTTCCCAGCGGCAAGGAGGTAAGCTGCACCCCTGTGCCTACTTTTCACGCCGTCTCTCCTCCGCAGAGAGCAACTATGATGTGGGAGATCGAGAACTACTAGCCATCAAGCTGGCCCTGGAGGAGTGGCGCCATTGGCTTGAGGGCGCTGCCCAGCCGTTCGTGGTCTGGACCGATCACAAGAACCTGGAGTACATTCGATCGGCAAAACGCCTCAACGCCAGGCAAGCCAG ACGCCCTCTCACGCCAATTCGCCGCCTCCGAAGACGCAGCTCGGGACTCTCCCATTCTACCGCCCACCTGTGTAATCGGGGCTCTGACCTGGGAGATCGAGTCGGCCATTCAAGAGGCTCAACAGACAGAACCAGACCCCGGAACGGGACCTCCAGGGTTGCTCTTCGTCCCCTCCTCTGTAAGGTCACGAGTGTTACATTGGGCTCATACGGCCAGATTCACCTGCCACCCAGGGGTCCACCGCACTATTACCTTCCTTCAACGTTTCGCCTGGTGGCCTTCCCTTGCCAAAGACGTCCGCGAGTATATTTCTGCATGCTTGACCTGCGCTTAAAACAAGAGCGTCCATCAACTACCCTCTGGCCTCCTCCAACCTCTGCCGACTCCGAGTCGTCCCTGGTCGCACATCGCTGTTGA